The Anolis carolinensis isolate JA03-04 chromosome 1, rAnoCar3.1.pri, whole genome shotgun sequence genome window below encodes:
- the eif4a3 gene encoding eukaryotic initiation factor 4A-III → MSGTTGGTTGSARKRLLKEEDMTKVEFETSEEVDVTPTFDTMGLREDLLRGIYAYGFEKPSAIQQRAIKQIIKGRDVIAQSQSGTGKTATFSISVLQCLDIQVRETQALILAPTRELAVQIQKGLLALGDYMNVQCHACIGGTNVGEDIRKLDYGQHVVAGTPGRVFDMIRRRSLRTRAIKMLVLDEADEMLNKGFKEQIYDVYRYLPPATQVVLISATLPHEILEMTNKFMTDPIRILVKRDELTLEGIKQFFVAVEREEWKFDTLCDLYDTLTITQAVIFCNTKRKVDWLTEKMREANFTVSSMHGDMPQKERESIMKEFRSGASRVLISTDVWARGLDVPQVSLIINYDLPNNRELYIHRIGRSGRYGRKGVAINFVKNDDIRILRDIEQYYSTQIDEMPMNVADLI, encoded by the exons ATGTCGGGGACGACGGGCGGCACGACGGGGTCGGCGCGGAAGCGGCTGTTGAAGGAGGAAGACATGACAAAGGTGGAGTTCGAGACCAGCGAAGAGGTGGACGTCACCCCCACCTTCGACACCATGGGCCTACGCGAGGATCTCCTCCGCGGCATATACGCCTACG GCTTTGAGAAACCTTCAGCTATCCAGCAGAGAGCAATCAAACAGATCATTAAAGGAAGAGATGTAATTGCACA ATCACAGTCAGGAACAGGCAAAACTGCTACATTTTCTATCTCTGTCCTACAATGTCTGGACATCCAG GTTCGTGAAACCCAGGCATTGATTCTGGCACCTACTAGGGAATTGGCAGTGCAGATTCAGAAG GGGCTTCTTGCTCTTGGTGATTACATGAATGTCCAGTGCCATGCCTGTATCGGTGGGACCAATGTGGGCGAAGATATCAGGAAGCTGGATTATGGGCAGCATGTTGTTGCTGGCACACCAGGGCGCGTATTTG ATATGATTCGCCGCAGAAGTCTGAGGACGCGTGCTATTAAAATGTTGGTTTTGGATGAAGCTGACGAGATGCTCAATAAAG GTTTCAAGGAACAGATTTATGATGTGTATAGATACCTTCCGCCAGCAACACAAGTAGTTTTGATTAGTGCTACTTTGCCACATGAGATCTTGGAGATGACCAACAAATTCATGACCGACCCTATCCGCATCCTGGTGAAACG tGATGAATTGACTCTGGAAGGGATCAAACAGTTCTTTGTGGCTGTAGagagagaagaatggaagtttgATACCTTGTGTGACCTGTACGACACCCTCACTATCACACAGGCAGTCATCTTCTGCAACACGAAGAGGAAG GTTGACTGGCTGACAGAGAAGATGAGAGAAGCCAACTTTACTGTTTCATCCATGCATGGAGACATGCCTCAGAAGGAAAGGGAGTCCATCATGAAAGAGTTCAGATCTGGGGCAAG TCGTGTCCTTATTTCTACAGATGTTTGGGCCAGAGGCTTGGATGTACCTCAGGTTTCCCTAATCATTAACTATGACTTACCTAACAACAGAGAATTGTATATACACAG GATTGGTAGATCCGGCCGTTATGGCCGAAAAGGTGTGGCCATCAACTTTGTGAAAAACGACGACATTCGTATTTTGCGAGACATTGAACAGTACTATTCCACCCAAATTGATGAAATGCCCATGAATG TCGCTGATCTTATTTGA